The genomic window TTAACTATTATAAGACCTATGCTCCAAATTTTAGAAGATGATATTGTAAAGGCTTTAGATGAATGTAATTTAGAATATTATAAAGATAAAGAGGTTTGTCCATACAGTAGGGATAGAGGAGATAGTATTAGGAGAAGATGTCATGAAATTTTAGAAGAATTAGAAAAAGAGATTCCTAATATTAGAGAAATGATTGTTAGTTCAGCAATAAAAACTATTGAAGGTTAAACCATACCAAAAACTACAAAATATTTTTTTTGTCTAACAACCATTACAGGGATATTATTATTTAATAAACTTTCTTTTAACTCTTTATCATTTGTAGCTACAATAACATTTTTGTTATTCTTAGCAAAGTTAAGTATTGCTTCATCACCATAACCTTCACATTTAACAACTTTATATTTTCCAATCTTTGATAGTGCTAATTTTATAGCCATTTTTTCTTTTCCTTTTAAATCCCTTTTTAATAGATCCTCTAACTCTTTTTTAATA from Methanocaldococcus villosus KIN24-T80 includes these protein-coding regions:
- a CDS encoding type II toxin-antitoxin system VapC family toxin — translated: MYLIVPDTNFLIYVFKHGINFDYEIERALNAKFDIVILSPIKKELEDLLKRDLKGKEKMAIKLALSKIGKYKVVKCEGYGDEAILNFAKNNKNVIVATNDKELKESLLNNNIPVMVVRQKKYFVVFGMV